In Mycoplasmopsis maculosa, one genomic interval encodes:
- the gyrA gene encoding DNA gyrase subunit A: protein MTIDNKDDLKIEDKEKENVFDEYEVEDTSDKMFVAFKKEKIVEDDDAEDIPQNKPEYRVQSQILIEAKDGINPIQISTEMKNSFLEYAMSVIVARALPDARDGLKPVHRRILFDMNELKIDSSSQHRKSARIVGDVLGKYHPHGDSSVYEAMVRMAQDFSMRYPLVDGHGNFGSIDGDEAAAMRYTEARLSKLASEMLDGINKETVNFVDNYDASELEPTVLPARFPNLLVTGASGIAVGMATSIPPHNLGEAIDATIAYARNNEITIDELMEYIPGPDFPTGAMIIGTKGIRDAYHTGKGSIPVRSIADIKTNVNGKSQIIITEIPYETKKNYLIERISDLVKDKAISGISDIRDESNREGIRIVIDIKKGEYPEIILNKLYRHTPLQSNYNVNFVALVNGEPKLINLKQAIKVYLEHQEDVVTRRLKFDLKKAQDRLHIVEGLIIAVDNIDEVIAIIKKSKSDADAQANLMARFNLSEIQTKYIIDMRLGRLTSSSIAKLVEEKETLLIEIEKITAILNNHDLLIDLIVEELTIIKEKFNDKRRTRINNTIATSIDDEDLIPQRDIVITTSTNGYVKRMDLEEYKTQRRGGVGISTMKTYQDDDISSILTTTTHTDLLLFSNIGKVYRIRAHQIPEQSRQSKGTSFINIVPSLNVEEGERIVSMLSIDSYDKDKYLFTATKKGIIKKTSLDNYERINQNGKYAFKLIENDELIRAQIITDENIILLANDEQRVVKFLSNNFRPISRTATGVRGIKLEENQSCISSSSDAEGELILTIGKNGFGKLTHHSQFRLVKRGAKGTIGINNKLAGNLVFARFVNPEDEIIIISSSGLTIRTFINQISLTSRNAKGVKLINLKNNEVIQAVEIVKMDAKTASEEELVKNKEMIEKIKNETMNQEYENDLDDIDDEDLTDSEE from the coding sequence ATGACAATAGACAACAAAGATGATTTAAAAATAGAAGATAAAGAAAAAGAAAATGTTTTTGATGAGTACGAAGTAGAAGATACTAGTGACAAAATGTTTGTTGCTTTTAAAAAAGAAAAAATTGTTGAAGATGATGATGCTGAAGACATTCCTCAAAATAAACCGGAATATAGGGTACAATCACAAATTTTAATTGAAGCAAAAGATGGAATAAACCCTATTCAAATTTCTACTGAAATGAAGAATTCATTTTTGGAATATGCTATGAGTGTTATTGTAGCTCGTGCATTACCTGACGCAAGAGATGGATTAAAACCGGTGCACAGACGTATTCTTTTTGATATGAATGAATTAAAAATTGATTCATCAAGTCAACACCGTAAAAGTGCAAGAATAGTTGGTGACGTTTTAGGTAAATATCACCCACACGGTGATTCATCTGTTTATGAAGCTATGGTTCGTATGGCTCAAGATTTTTCAATGCGTTATCCTTTAGTTGACGGTCATGGTAACTTTGGTTCTATTGACGGCGATGAAGCAGCTGCTATGCGTTATACAGAAGCTAGATTAAGCAAATTAGCTTCTGAAATGTTAGATGGTATAAATAAAGAAACTGTTAATTTTGTAGATAACTATGACGCTAGTGAATTAGAACCTACTGTTTTACCTGCTCGTTTTCCTAACTTACTTGTTACAGGTGCTTCTGGTATAGCTGTTGGTATGGCAACAAGTATTCCACCTCATAATTTAGGCGAAGCAATCGATGCAACAATTGCTTATGCAAGAAATAACGAAATTACAATTGATGAATTAATGGAATACATTCCTGGCCCTGATTTTCCAACAGGTGCTATGATAATAGGCACAAAAGGTATAAGAGATGCTTATCATACTGGTAAAGGATCAATTCCTGTTAGATCAATAGCTGATATTAAAACAAATGTTAACGGTAAAAGCCAAATAATAATTACTGAAATTCCATATGAAACAAAGAAAAATTATTTAATTGAAAGAATTTCTGATCTTGTAAAAGATAAAGCAATTTCAGGTATTAGTGATATTCGTGATGAGTCAAACCGTGAAGGTATTAGAATTGTAATAGACATTAAAAAAGGTGAATACCCAGAAATAATTTTAAATAAACTTTATAGACATACGCCATTACAAAGTAATTACAATGTTAATTTTGTTGCATTAGTAAATGGTGAACCAAAATTAATCAATTTAAAACAAGCTATTAAAGTTTATTTAGAACATCAAGAAGATGTTGTAACTAGAAGATTAAAATTTGATCTTAAAAAAGCTCAAGACAGATTGCATATTGTTGAAGGTTTAATTATAGCTGTTGATAACATCGATGAAGTTATAGCTATTATTAAAAAATCTAAATCTGATGCTGATGCACAAGCTAATTTAATGGCTAGATTTAATTTATCTGAGATTCAAACTAAATATATTATTGATATGCGTTTAGGTCGTTTAACTTCTTCTTCTATTGCTAAATTAGTTGAAGAAAAAGAAACACTATTAATTGAAATAGAAAAAATCACTGCTATTTTAAATAATCATGATTTATTAATTGATTTAATTGTTGAAGAATTAACAATTATTAAAGAAAAATTCAATGACAAAAGAAGAACAAGAATAAACAATACTATAGCTACATCAATAGATGATGAAGATCTTATTCCTCAAAGAGATATTGTTATTACAACAAGTACAAATGGTTATGTAAAAAGAATGGATCTTGAAGAATATAAAACTCAAAGAAGAGGTGGTGTTGGTATTTCAACAATGAAGACATACCAAGATGATGATATATCTTCAATTCTAACAACAACAACACATACAGATTTACTTTTATTTTCAAATATTGGAAAAGTATATAGAATAAGAGCTCATCAAATTCCTGAACAATCAAGACAATCAAAAGGAACTTCATTTATAAATATAGTGCCATCTTTAAATGTTGAGGAAGGCGAAAGAATAGTTTCAATGTTAAGCATTGATTCTTATGATAAAGATAAATACTTGTTTACAGCTACTAAAAAAGGAATTATTAAAAAAACCTCACTTGATAATTATGAAAGAATTAACCAAAATGGTAAATATGCCTTTAAATTAATTGAAAATGATGAATTAATAAGAGCGCAAATAATTACTGATGAAAATATCATTTTATTAGCAAATGATGAGCAAAGAGTAGTTAAATTTTTATCAAATAATTTTAGACCAATTTCAAGAACAGCAACAGGTGTTAGAGGTATAAAATTAGAAGAAAACCAAAGTTGTATTTCTTCTTCATCAGATGCAGAAGGTGAATTAATATTAACTATTGGTAAAAACGGATTTGGTAAATTAACACATCATAGTCAATTTAGACTTGTTAAACGTGGGGCAAAAGGAACAATCGGTATAAATAATAAACTTGCTGGAAATCTTGTTTTTGCTCGTTTTGTAAATCCAGAAGATGAGATAATAATTATTTCAAGCTCTGGTTTAACAATAAGAACATTTATTAATCAAATATCATTAACTTCAAGAAATGCTAAAGGTGTTAAGCTTATAAACTTAAAAAACAATGAAGTTATTCAAGCTGTAGAAATTGTTAAAATGGATGCTAAAACAGCTTCAGAAGAAGAATTAGTTAAAAATAAAGAAATGATAGAAAAAATTAAAAATGAAACTATGAATCAAGAATATGAAAATGATTTAGATGACATAGATGATGAAGATTTAACAGATTCAGAAGAATAA
- the gltX gene encoding glutamate--tRNA ligase — MKKIRTRYAPSPTGYLHIGGARTALFSYLFAKHFNGDFIFRLEDTDVKRNVEDGERSQLENLAWLGIIPDESPFKPNPICGNYRQSEKLERYKKIALELVEKGFAYKAYDTSEELEKQHAESEAKGIPSFKYDRNWLKISDEEKQKRDKNGAYSIRLSMPLDTTFEWNDLVRGHISFNSNDIGDWVIQKSDGFPTYNFAVVVDDYDMQISHVLRGEEHITNTPKQLAIYKALNWNHPEFGHLTVITNMEGKKLSKRDTSLKQFIEDYKNEGYSPEGLFNFLALLGWTSADSKELMSKEEIIEKFDPERLSKSPSKFDIKKMQWFSKQYIKNLDNVTILSKLNLEENEWNNLFVETFKQSATIISEIENELKQYKEISSNKPELSNEDKNVAIVFFKKLKEVDFTIENIQECINQTMVETGKKGKNLFMPIRLASTFVEHGPELAKAIYLFGKKTVFERLELWK, encoded by the coding sequence ATGAAAAAAATTAGAACAAGATATGCACCAAGTCCAACAGGATATTTACATATTGGTGGAGCTAGAACAGCATTATTTTCTTACTTATTTGCAAAACATTTTAATGGAGATTTTATTTTTAGGTTAGAAGATACAGATGTAAAAAGAAATGTTGAAGATGGAGAAAGAAGCCAATTAGAAAATTTAGCTTGATTAGGAATAATTCCAGATGAAAGTCCTTTTAAACCTAATCCAATATGTGGAAATTATAGACAAAGTGAAAAGCTTGAAAGATATAAAAAAATTGCTTTAGAATTAGTTGAAAAAGGCTTTGCATATAAGGCATACGATACAAGTGAAGAATTAGAAAAACAACATGCTGAAAGTGAAGCGAAAGGTATACCTTCTTTCAAATATGATAGAAATTGATTAAAGATTTCTGACGAGGAAAAACAAAAAAGAGATAAAAATGGAGCTTATTCAATTAGACTTTCAATGCCTTTAGATACAACATTTGAATGAAATGACCTTGTTAGAGGACATATAAGTTTTAATTCTAATGATATTGGTGATTGAGTAATTCAAAAATCTGATGGTTTTCCAACTTATAATTTTGCAGTTGTAGTTGATGATTATGATATGCAAATAAGTCATGTTTTAAGAGGCGAAGAACATATAACAAATACTCCTAAACAATTAGCAATATATAAAGCATTAAATTGGAATCATCCCGAATTTGGTCATTTAACTGTTATTACCAATATGGAAGGTAAAAAATTATCTAAAAGAGATACTTCATTAAAACAATTTATTGAAGATTATAAAAACGAAGGATACAGTCCAGAAGGGTTATTCAACTTTTTAGCACTACTTGGATGAACAAGCGCAGATAGCAAAGAATTAATGTCAAAAGAAGAAATTATTGAAAAATTTGATCCAGAAAGATTAAGTAAAAGTCCTTCAAAATTTGATATCAAAAAAATGCAATGATTTAGTAAGCAATATATTAAAAATTTAGATAATGTAACTATTTTAAGTAAATTAAACTTAGAAGAAAACGAATGAAATAACCTATTTGTAGAAACTTTTAAACAAAGTGCAACAATAATTAGTGAAATAGAAAATGAATTAAAACAATATAAAGAAATTAGTTCAAATAAACCAGAATTGTCAAATGAAGATAAAAATGTAGCTATTGTATTTTTTAAAAAATTAAAAGAAGTTGATTTTACAATTGAAAATATACAAGAATGTATAAATCAAACCATGGTGGAAACCGGTAAAAAAGGTAAAAATTTATTTATGCCTATAAGATTAGCTTCAACATTTGTTGAACATGGACCAGAATTAGCTAAAGCAATTTATTTATTTGGTAAAAAAACTGTATTTGAAAGATTAGAATTATGAAAATAG
- the metK gene encoding methionine adenosyltransferase, with protein MFKKLFTSESVGQGHPDKICDQISDAILDEYLKQDPYSRTAIETMASGNKIYITGEISSNAKNIDIKKIAYDTITNIDSDYINANLEFFIDLHAQSNDIAQGVLLNEEEIGAGDQGIMFGYATNETEEYMPLAITLAHKIVKLANDLRNKKIFKWAKSDMKSQVTLDYSHPNKTTVDTVLFSCQHEENYNEEEFKLFIKEMIIKPVLKEYKLDLPDKILINPTGRFVIGGIVGDTGLTGRKIIVDTYGGSAHHGGGAFSGKDATKVDRSAAYAARWIAKNVVAANLADKVEIQLSYAIGVAKPISILVETFNTEKVKKEEIAKCISELFDLRPRAIIHELDLRKPIYSKTAYFGHFGRNDLEVPWEKLNMVDSIKKYFNF; from the coding sequence ATGTTTAAAAAATTATTTACAAGTGAATCAGTAGGTCAAGGTCACCCAGATAAAATTTGTGATCAGATAAGTGATGCTATTTTAGATGAATACTTAAAACAAGATCCATACTCAAGAACAGCTATTGAGACAATGGCTTCTGGCAATAAAATTTATATAACTGGTGAAATTAGTTCAAATGCAAAAAATATAGATATCAAAAAAATAGCTTATGACACAATAACAAATATTGATTCCGATTATATTAATGCAAATTTAGAATTTTTTATTGATTTACATGCTCAAAGTAATGATATAGCTCAAGGTGTTTTATTAAATGAAGAAGAAATAGGAGCAGGTGACCAAGGTATTATGTTCGGTTATGCAACAAATGAAACTGAAGAATATATGCCTCTTGCTATAACCTTAGCGCATAAAATTGTTAAATTAGCAAATGATCTTAGAAATAAAAAGATTTTTAAATGAGCTAAGAGTGATATGAAAAGCCAAGTAACACTTGATTACTCACATCCTAATAAAACAACTGTTGATACTGTACTTTTTTCATGTCAACACGAAGAAAATTATAATGAAGAAGAGTTTAAATTATTTATTAAAGAAATGATAATTAAGCCTGTTTTAAAGGAATATAAGTTAGATTTACCTGATAAAATTTTAATAAATCCTACTGGAAGATTTGTAATAGGTGGAATAGTGGGAGATACAGGTTTAACAGGAAGAAAAATTATAGTAGATACTTATGGTGGATCAGCTCACCATGGTGGTGGAGCCTTTAGTGGAAAAGATGCTACAAAAGTTGACAGATCAGCGGCTTATGCAGCGAGATGAATTGCAAAAAACGTAGTAGCAGCAAATTTGGCTGATAAAGTTGAAATTCAACTTTCTTATGCAATAGGTGTAGCAAAACCTATTAGTATTCTTGTTGAAACTTTTAATACTGAAAAAGTAAAAAAAGAAGAAATTGCTAAATGTATATCTGAATTATTTGATTTAAGACCAAGAGCTATAATTCATGAATTAGATTTAAGAAAACCTATTTATTCTAAAACAGCTTACTTTGGGCATTTTGGAAGAAATGACTTAGAAGTACCATGAGAAAAATTAAATATGGTTGACTCTATTAAAAAATATTTTAATTTTTAG
- a CDS encoding TMEM164 family acyltransferase, whose product MTKFFQSSFFAQELFKNIPGTLSFKDSWYSLVFYWVFFIFIFISSFLIYLYRVPIRLNYKRSKKIIGMSKKTFWMLVGWIIMFFIILRSIMIIFIEKYGVIDYKIDDLDGTVKSKLWEIIPLHFCRIMLLFISISLIINKIKFVKFYAYLAVWAAIVAVAIPGIYRHSGFDNWWYWDYLFAHGFIILFTVLLWNVSGVRFSFKDTLYTFAVSLAIGLVMFAINYASYKIAFAKFPNDPNERLKYISNYWYLGLDDYNEFAWIFGPLSKWPIHIVTWTILGYTLIILSIIISSFMSKFKVVRTKEGNFKLISVKSKYWKFYKASFRLKKVSKTNN is encoded by the coding sequence ATGACTAAATTTTTCCAATCTTCTTTTTTTGCTCAGGAATTATTCAAAAATATACCTGGAACACTATCATTTAAAGATAGTTGATATTCTTTAGTATTTTATTGAGTGTTTTTTATTTTCATATTCATTTCTTCTTTTTTAATTTATTTATATAGAGTTCCGATTAGATTAAATTATAAGAGAAGCAAAAAAATAATAGGTATGTCAAAAAAAACTTTTTGAATGCTTGTTGGATGAATAATTATGTTTTTTATAATATTAAGAAGCATAATGATAATTTTTATAGAAAAATATGGCGTAATAGACTATAAAATAGATGATTTAGACGGAACTGTAAAATCAAAATTATGAGAAATAATACCTTTACATTTTTGTAGAATAATGTTATTGTTTATTTCTATTTCTTTAATAATAAATAAAATAAAATTCGTTAAATTTTATGCTTATTTAGCAGTTTGAGCTGCTATTGTTGCAGTAGCTATACCAGGAATTTATAGACATTCTGGATTTGATAATTGATGATATTGAGATTATTTATTTGCTCATGGATTCATAATATTATTTACAGTTTTATTATGAAATGTTTCTGGTGTAAGATTTTCTTTCAAGGATACACTTTATACATTTGCAGTTTCATTAGCAATAGGTCTTGTAATGTTTGCAATAAATTATGCATCTTATAAAATAGCTTTTGCTAAATTCCCTAATGATCCTAATGAAAGATTAAAATATATTTCAAATTATTGATATTTAGGCTTAGATGATTACAATGAATTTGCATGAATTTTTGGTCCTTTATCAAAATGACCTATTCACATAGTTACTTGAACCATATTAGGATATACGTTAATAATATTAAGTATAATAATTAGCTCATTTATGAGCAAATTTAAAGTTGTTAGAACAAAAGAAGGCAATTTTAAATTAATTTCTGTAAAATCTAAATATTGAAAATTTTATAAAGCATCATTTAGATTAAAAAAAGTAAGTAAAACAAATAATTAA
- the ffh gene encoding signal recognition particle protein, which yields MLGFLENRIQKSIQKMASKTVVNEEDILAVTRDIKMALLEADVNLKVVKEFISNVKAKALEAKLVGTLNASQTMLKIVHAELVTILGSEVKEIKIDKKPFIIMMAGLQGSGKTTACAKLAYYLRKKGYVKNPLLVAADIYRPAAVQQLVTLAKSIQVDFFEKGINETAQNIVDEALMVAEENENDLIIIDTAGRLSIDEALMDELADLKQIAHPNEIFIVVDALSGQDIINVAETFNNKLNLTGSIITKLDSDARGGAALSLTKVLNIPIRFIGTGEKISNLDLFYPERMADRILGMGDVMSLIEKAEEVIDPEMANNMVAKILRGNFTLDDLMQNLAQIKKLGKMSKLLKMIPGLSKKIDEEKINEAEEKLFTYEILINSMTKRERKNPKLLKQASRKARILKGSGRTPHEYNRLINDFEAMTKRMSELSNKIGKGDLSDLTKLGMNGGNF from the coding sequence ATGCTGGGTTTTTTAGAAAATAGAATTCAAAAATCAATTCAAAAAATGGCTTCTAAAACAGTTGTTAATGAAGAAGATATCTTAGCGGTTACAAGAGATATAAAAATGGCTTTATTAGAAGCTGACGTTAATTTAAAAGTTGTTAAAGAATTTATATCAAATGTAAAAGCAAAAGCATTGGAAGCTAAATTAGTAGGGACATTAAATGCTTCTCAAACTATGCTAAAAATTGTTCATGCTGAATTAGTTACAATTTTAGGTTCAGAAGTAAAAGAAATAAAAATTGACAAAAAACCTTTTATTATAATGATGGCTGGATTGCAAGGTAGTGGTAAAACCACAGCTTGTGCTAAACTAGCTTATTATTTAAGAAAAAAAGGTTATGTAAAAAATCCTTTATTAGTTGCTGCTGATATTTATAGACCTGCCGCTGTTCAACAATTAGTTACTTTAGCAAAAAGCATACAAGTAGATTTTTTTGAAAAAGGAATTAATGAAACTGCTCAAAATATAGTTGATGAAGCTTTAATGGTGGCTGAAGAAAATGAAAATGATTTAATTATTATTGATACTGCAGGTAGATTAAGTATTGATGAAGCATTAATGGATGAATTAGCTGATTTAAAACAAATTGCTCATCCAAATGAAATTTTTATTGTTGTTGATGCTTTGAGTGGTCAAGATATTATTAATGTTGCTGAGACATTTAATAATAAATTAAATTTAACTGGTTCTATAATAACAAAACTTGATTCTGATGCTAGAGGTGGTGCAGCATTGAGTTTAACTAAAGTATTAAATATACCTATAAGATTTATTGGTACAGGTGAAAAAATAAGTAATTTAGATTTATTTTATCCAGAAAGAATGGCTGATAGAATTTTAGGAATGGGTGATGTAATGAGCTTGATTGAAAAAGCTGAAGAAGTTATTGATCCTGAAATGGCTAATAATATGGTTGCTAAAATTTTAAGAGGTAATTTTACATTAGATGATTTAATGCAAAATTTAGCTCAAATTAAAAAACTAGGAAAAATGAGCAAATTACTTAAAATGATTCCAGGCTTAAGTAAAAAAATTGATGAAGAAAAAATAAATGAAGCCGAAGAAAAATTATTTACTTACGAAATACTAATTAATTCAATGACAAAACGCGAAAGAAAAAATCCAAAACTTCTTAAACAAGCTAGTAGAAAAGCCCGTATTTTAAAAGGTTCTGGTAGAACTCCTCACGAATATAATAGATTAATTAACGATTTTGAAGCAATGACAAAAAGAATGTCAGAATTATCAAATAAAATAGGTAAAGGCGATTTAAGCGATTTAACTAAATTAGGGATGAATGGAGGCAATTTTTAA
- a CDS encoding YdbC family protein has translation MPYKKPQITNEIVRHVGDISVTVGGYKRELNLISWNNSSPKYDIRDWSEDHSRSSKGITLSLEELISLKELIEEELKRNEK, from the coding sequence AATTACAAACGAAATTGTTCGTCATGTAGGAGATATTTCTGTTACAGTTGGCGGATATAAAAGAGAATTAAATTTAATTTCTTGAAATAATTCAAGTCCAAAATATGATATTCGTGATTGAAGCGAAGATCATTCGCGTTCAAGTAAAGGGATTACTTTAAGTTTAGAAGAACTTATTTCTTTAAAAGAACTTATTGAAGAAGAACTTAAAAGAAACGAAAAATAA